A stretch of Methanobrevibacter sp. YE315 DNA encodes these proteins:
- a CDS encoding DUF5814 domain-containing protein encodes MLVLKKIKKQWRLYPIGSPKGALNHKREPEFVGNIKFSNDDDSLSISRFVADYNFNDNSTLNEKLMPPGEVIKLLRSQAVFLATPDEKVEKFLKSLNIKVRKTQVCDFCAYEGNITIVNSSYSYKHNNQLICKDCAYDTIKQEIELQGFDKTIFRNLKNTLEKTGNLEKTLSVLDPHFDPIKNRNLTLFDKTKKSRHIIPPVDMKRLKIPKDFKEVLLDSGNTKLLPVQYLAIKEGLLKGEDLLVVSATGSGKTLVGELAGITETLKGKKFIFLTPLVALANQKYRDFKKKYKKLGLNVAIKVGRNRVKAKGELKLPDSDVSKADIVVATYEGIDYLLRNGNSKSLLNLGVVLIDEIHMIDDEDRGTRLNGLIKRIKNLYPKTQIIGLSATVKNPEFLASEFNMKLVQYSERPVPLERHLVYTRNESQKRHLMRNLVQKEFNTKSKKGFRGQTIIFTNSRRKTHQIANYLTNKRVNAQAYHAGLSYYKKEKIEKDFDKGKISCVVTTAALAAGVDFPASQVIFDSLVMGNKWINPNEFSQMLGRAGRPSYHDRGIVYLLPEVGNDFAGESEESKALDLLESNHEDVYIEYDEESAYEQILADISSTSIKSREELNKFYSNIDVPVSLKIAVDEMEDLGLINISANNRLEVTKYGRATSVSFLSIEEAEFIKNTLNDKEYLIRYVGHSPMYKKKDQYDKLKVLILAMALDLEMFENAYLSSVIHNQISNALKIKFSTRLFAESTLDIISSGEAIEKVDKKFQDALIALQTDFMQCNCQDRPFCSCMQRGISEIIIHERLKGKDPQDISNKLFRKYQIQVYPGDIFSWLDNFVKNLDAIKRISKSFNKNNIVKKTNYLIKKIENG; translated from the coding sequence ATGCTAGTTTTAAAAAAGATTAAAAAACAGTGGAGATTATATCCAATAGGTTCTCCAAAAGGAGCCTTAAATCATAAAAGAGAACCTGAATTTGTTGGAAATATTAAATTCAGCAATGATGATGACTCATTATCTATTTCCAGATTTGTTGCCGATTATAATTTCAATGATAATTCCACCCTAAATGAAAAGCTGATGCCTCCTGGAGAGGTTATTAAGCTTTTAAGAAGCCAAGCTGTTTTTCTTGCAACACCCGACGAAAAGGTGGAAAAGTTCCTGAAGTCACTAAATATCAAAGTCAGAAAAACCCAAGTATGTGACTTTTGCGCTTATGAGGGAAATATCACAATAGTCAATTCATCCTATTCTTATAAACACAACAATCAATTGATATGTAAGGATTGTGCCTATGATACAATCAAACAGGAAATTGAGCTTCAGGGTTTTGATAAGACCATTTTCAGAAATTTAAAAAACACTTTAGAAAAAACCGGAAACCTTGAGAAAACATTATCTGTTTTGGACCCTCATTTTGATCCAATAAAAAACAGAAATCTGACATTATTTGATAAAACCAAAAAATCAAGGCATATCATACCTCCGGTTGATATGAAGCGTCTCAAGATTCCTAAGGATTTTAAGGAAGTTCTGCTTGATTCCGGAAATACCAAGCTATTGCCGGTTCAGTATCTGGCCATTAAGGAAGGGCTTCTAAAAGGTGAGGATTTGCTTGTCGTAAGTGCAACAGGTTCCGGTAAAACTCTGGTCGGTGAGCTAGCAGGTATAACCGAAACCCTAAAGGGCAAGAAATTCATATTTTTAACTCCGTTAGTTGCTCTTGCAAATCAGAAGTATAGGGATTTTAAAAAGAAATACAAAAAGTTAGGCCTGAATGTGGCCATTAAAGTAGGAAGAAATCGTGTAAAGGCAAAAGGCGAGTTGAAACTTCCCGATTCTGATGTATCCAAGGCAGATATTGTCGTTGCAACTTATGAAGGAATAGATTATCTTTTAAGAAACGGCAACTCAAAAAGCCTGTTGAATTTGGGTGTTGTGTTAATCGATGAGATTCATATGATTGATGATGAAGACAGAGGAACTCGTTTAAATGGTCTGATTAAACGTATAAAGAATTTATATCCAAAAACCCAGATTATTGGCCTTTCTGCAACTGTCAAAAACCCTGAATTTTTAGCCTCAGAATTCAATATGAAGCTCGTACAATATTCAGAGCGGCCGGTTCCACTTGAGAGACACCTGGTTTATACAAGAAACGAATCTCAAAAGCGCCATCTGATGAGAAATCTTGTTCAAAAGGAATTCAATACCAAATCCAAGAAGGGCTTTAGGGGCCAAACTATCATATTTACCAATTCAAGGCGCAAAACCCATCAAATCGCTAATTATTTAACCAATAAGAGAGTCAATGCCCAGGCATACCATGCGGGATTGTCATATTATAAAAAAGAAAAGATTGAAAAGGATTTTGATAAGGGAAAAATTTCCTGTGTCGTAACTACTGCAGCTCTTGCAGCGGGTGTGGACTTTCCGGCTTCACAGGTAATATTTGACTCGCTTGTAATGGGAAACAAGTGGATAAATCCAAATGAGTTTTCACAGATGCTGGGCCGTGCTGGAAGACCATCCTATCACGATAGGGGTATTGTTTATCTGCTTCCGGAAGTAGGCAATGATTTTGCAGGTGAATCCGAAGAATCAAAGGCTCTTGACCTTCTGGAAAGCAATCATGAGGATGTCTATATTGAATATGATGAAGAGTCAGCTTATGAGCAGATTTTAGCAGACATCTCTTCAACTTCAATCAAATCAAGAGAGGAGCTGAATAAGTTTTACAGCAACATTGATGTTCCTGTTTCCTTAAAAATCGCAGTTGATGAAATGGAGGATTTGGGATTGATCAATATTTCAGCCAACAATAGGTTGGAAGTTACAAAGTATGGAAGGGCAACATCAGTATCATTTCTATCAATTGAAGAGGCGGAATTCATTAAAAATACCTTAAACGATAAAGAATACCTTATAAGGTATGTGGGCCATTCCCCAATGTATAAGAAAAAGGACCAGTATGATAAGCTGAAAGTGTTGATTCTGGCAATGGCCTTGGATTTGGAGATGTTTGAAAACGCATATTTGTCAAGTGTTATTCACAACCAGATTTCAAATGCCTTGAAGATAAAATTCTCAACAAGATTGTTTGCAGAATCCACTTTGGATATCATATCATCAGGGGAAGCTATTGAAAAGGTTGATAAGAAATTTCAGGATGCCCTAATAGCTCTTCAAACAGATTTCATGCAGTGCAACTGTCAGGACAGACCATTCTGCAGTTGTATGCAAAGGGGAATATCTGAAATCATTATTCATGAGCGTCTTAAGGGCAAGGATCCTCAGGACATTTCAAATAAGCTGTTCAGAAAGTATCAAATACAGGTCTATCCGGGGGATATTTTTTCATGGCTGGATAATTTTGTCAAAAACTTGGATGCAATTAAGAGAATTTCAAAATCATTTAATAAAAATAATATAGTTAAAAAAACTAACTATTTAATTAAGAAAATAGAAAATGGGTGA
- a CDS encoding DUF368 domain-containing protein, whose product MGSADIVPGVSGGTIALITGIYGHLVESISKIHFGFMKPLLKGDINGFIDQLFDEIDFKFFIPLVLGIGVAFLTLAKVVTYCMDAHTALTYSFFLGLIIASAVILFKKLNKINWKIILFAVLGAILTFIFVSLNPIAANHSLIVIFLSGMIAICAMILPGISGSFLLLLLGQYKYMLNALHQLHIVDIIVFVVGAVIGILGFSKILNYLLKNHEEITMAFLIGVMLGSLKVPCVEIANSVALNFAGLIPCLIVAIIGFAIIIILETRFDYME is encoded by the coding sequence ATGGGTTCTGCAGATATTGTTCCTGGAGTTTCAGGCGGAACAATAGCATTGATTACAGGAATTTATGGTCATTTGGTCGAATCAATCAGTAAAATCCATTTTGGATTTATGAAACCCCTATTGAAAGGGGATATTAACGGATTTATAGACCAGCTGTTCGATGAAATAGATTTCAAATTCTTCATTCCATTGGTTTTAGGTATTGGCGTTGCATTTTTGACTCTTGCTAAAGTTGTTACCTACTGTATGGACGCACATACAGCATTGACATATTCATTCTTCTTGGGATTGATTATAGCTTCTGCAGTAATATTATTTAAAAAACTCAATAAAATCAACTGGAAAATCATATTGTTTGCTGTTTTAGGTGCTATTTTAACTTTCATATTTGTAAGCCTAAATCCTATTGCAGCCAACCATTCCTTAATTGTAATATTCCTTTCCGGTATGATAGCTATATGTGCAATGATTTTGCCAGGTATTTCAGGTTCATTCCTGCTCTTGCTTTTAGGACAGTACAAATACATGCTGAATGCCCTTCACCAGCTTCATATAGTTGATATAATCGTTTTCGTAGTTGGTGCGGTAATAGGTATTCTAGGATTTTCCAAAATCCTGAACTATCTACTTAAAAACCATGAAGAAATCACAATGGCATTTCTAATTGGGGTCATGCTCGGATCACTGAAAGTTCCTTGTGTGGAGATTGCAAATTCCGTTGCTTTAAACTTTGCAGGTTTAATTCCTTGTCTGATTGTTGCTATAATAGGTTTTGCAATTATTATTATTTTAGAAACCAGATTTGATTATATGGAATAG
- a CDS encoding P-II family nitrogen regulator — MKRIIAVIREEMFDNVKNALLEAGCEGMNVSSVKGRGRQPRMRESYRGSKVCIDLIPKTRVELIVNDEDLDRIIDVILENARTGEIGDGKIFVSDVEEVIRIRTGERGSDAV, encoded by the coding sequence ATGAAGAGGATTATTGCTGTTATACGTGAAGAGATGTTTGATAATGTCAAAAATGCCCTTTTAGAAGCAGGATGTGAAGGAATGAATGTTTCTTCTGTAAAAGGAAGGGGAAGACAGCCACGTATGAGAGAATCGTATAGGGGATCTAAGGTTTGCATTGATTTAATTCCAAAAACAAGGGTAGAATTGATTGTTAATGATGAAGATTTGGACCGTATCATTGATGTTATACTTGAAAATGCCCGAACTGGAGAAATCGGTGATGGGAAAATATTCGTTTCCGATGTTGAAGAAGTTATCAGAATTAGAACAGGTGAACGAGGTTCTGATGCAGTTTAA
- a CDS encoding DUF2193 domain-containing protein, with protein sequence MRELYEKMINESMAAQKADVAVISENRYNDFKITDAKPYADAVAGMKALDNQAESVINLHKESVKNHYEILSSITDTLKCEDDPFIEHFQTPPVLEILCEEDGDFADSLDKFIQAIADNEAIIAKESIRRYGGFYGPTCVVDFALMPGSTSNVVNQILQKTDIPVAHKQAILSAKSWGMNTSYGIGDAFANAIEAGATAAEATEKEIAALQMIYKTPIEGQGTLMDDADHSSFDVRDYMNKYKKAMTSVVKAAMDDGVHYGNIVTVPAYCVGDIGHHIGQSTYNMCKDDMTLAIVQATAGVIENTLKNNLDNYESPFNVLKLSTGASACATEFILELDGFNAPMIVDLFSKRFHNYVQQYPTRGAAAELHNCDFMDMIYRGFNAISGARKFRAATGGELVPKIAGFDVDLSPVLDSEIVMNPQRYTYPACAISVRFSSLMRLADYPCLLTSEPITATMMTNIIALNKEAPGSPVRGCKNCAASSLVDGKHEYCQWREAV encoded by the coding sequence ATGAGAGAGTTATATGAAAAGATGATTAACGAATCAATGGCTGCTCAAAAGGCAGATGTTGCCGTTATATCAGAAAATAGGTACAACGACTTTAAAATTACTGATGCAAAACCTTATGCAGATGCAGTAGCTGGCATGAAAGCATTAGATAATCAAGCAGAATCAGTAATTAACCTACACAAAGAGTCTGTTAAAAACCATTATGAAATTTTATCTTCCATTACCGACACTTTAAAATGTGAAGACGACCCATTCATTGAACATTTCCAAACTCCTCCGGTTTTAGAAATTTTATGTGAAGAAGACGGTGACTTTGCAGACAGTTTAGATAAATTCATTCAAGCTATCGCTGATAATGAAGCTATCATTGCAAAAGAATCTATCAGAAGATACGGTGGATTTTATGGACCAACCTGTGTAGTGGACTTTGCATTAATGCCTGGAAGTACTAGTAATGTAGTAAACCAAATTTTACAAAAAACTGACATTCCAGTAGCTCACAAACAAGCAATCTTATCTGCAAAATCATGGGGTATGAACACTTCTTATGGTATTGGAGATGCATTTGCAAATGCTATTGAAGCTGGAGCAACTGCTGCTGAAGCTACTGAAAAAGAAATTGCAGCATTACAAATGATTTACAAAACTCCTATTGAAGGACAAGGTACTTTAATGGATGATGCTGATCACTCTTCATTTGATGTAAGAGACTACATGAACAAATATAAAAAAGCAATGACTTCTGTAGTTAAAGCTGCAATGGATGATGGAGTACACTACGGTAACATTGTAACAGTACCAGCATACTGTGTTGGAGATATTGGACACCACATTGGCCAATCAACCTACAACATGTGTAAAGATGACATGACTTTAGCTATTGTTCAGGCAACTGCTGGTGTAATTGAAAACACTTTAAAAAACAACTTAGATAATTATGAATCTCCATTCAATGTATTAAAATTATCTACTGGCGCATCCGCATGTGCAACTGAATTTATATTAGAATTAGATGGATTTAACGCACCAATGATAGTGGATTTATTCTCTAAAAGATTCCACAACTATGTACAGCAATATCCAACAAGAGGTGCAGCTGCAGAATTACACAACTGTGACTTCATGGACATGATTTATAGAGGATTCAACGCTATTAGTGGAGCTAGAAAATTCAGAGCAGCTACCGGTGGAGAATTAGTACCAAAAATCGCTGGATTTGATGTTGACTTAAGCCCTGTTTTAGATAGTGAAATCGTAATGAACCCACAAAGATACACTTATCCTGCATGTGCAATTTCAGTAAGATTCTCATCCTTGATGAGATTAGCAGACTATCCATGTCTATTAACTTCAGAACCAATTACAGCAACCATGATGACAAACATTATTGCACTTAACAAAGAAGCACCAGGATCACCTGTCAGAGGATGTAAAAACTGCGCTGCTTCTTCACTTGTAGACGGTAAACATGAATATTGTCAATGGAGAGAAGCTGTATAG
- a CDS encoding MIP/aquaporin family protein encodes MPCNIRKKFFAELLGTFFLVFFGTGSAVVTLLISNSITPGAAGIGPLGGLGDWIAIALAFGLTVMICIYVFGKISGAHLNPAVTIGLLVTKNIALIDSIYYIVAQVVGACLGSLALFLCLGAPAVAIGGLGATAPGLGVSYLQAMFAEFLGTFFLMMVVMGVAVDKKAEPGFAGISIGMTVTAVIVVLGAFTGASINPARTFGPYLMDMILGGQNLWGFFPIYLVGPILGAICAAFAYAYLAKDSGVCELPQPFQE; translated from the coding sequence ATGCCATGTAATATAAGAAAAAAATTCTTTGCAGAACTATTGGGAACATTTTTCCTAGTATTTTTCGGTACAGGATCTGCTGTTGTAACATTATTGATATCCAACAGCATCACTCCTGGAGCTGCAGGTATTGGACCTTTAGGAGGTTTAGGTGACTGGATTGCTATTGCTTTAGCATTTGGTCTAACTGTAATGATATGTATTTATGTATTTGGTAAGATATCAGGTGCACATTTGAATCCTGCTGTAACTATTGGATTACTTGTCACTAAAAACATTGCTTTAATTGACAGTATCTACTATATAGTTGCACAAGTGGTTGGTGCTTGTCTTGGAAGTTTAGCATTATTCTTATGTCTCGGTGCTCCTGCAGTCGCTATAGGTGGGCTTGGTGCAACAGCTCCTGGACTTGGAGTAAGCTACCTGCAAGCCATGTTTGCTGAGTTTTTAGGAACATTCTTCCTAATGATGGTTGTAATGGGTGTTGCAGTTGATAAAAAAGCAGAACCTGGTTTTGCCGGAATTTCCATTGGTATGACTGTCACTGCAGTAATTGTAGTTTTAGGTGCATTTACAGGTGCTTCAATCAACCCTGCACGTACATTCGGACCATACTTGATGGATATGATTTTAGGTGGTCAAAACCTCTGGGGATTCTTCCCGATATACTTAGTCGGACCGATTCTCGGTGCAATCTGTGCAGCATTTGCATATGCATACCTTGCAAAAGATAGTGGAGTTTGTGAACTTCCACAACCATTCCAAGAATAA
- the uvrA gene encoding excinuclease ABC subunit UvrA, which translates to MAEESKKQIIIKGAREHNLQDIDVSVPRDEFIVITGISGSGKSSLAFDTIYAEGQRRYVESLSAYARQFLGQMKKPEMESIEGLSPAISIDQKTTRENPRSTVGTITEIYDYLRLLYARIGIPHCPNCGKEISQQTIGQIGDSIIEEGEGIKIQILSPIVRDKKGQFKDVLDDLRNKGFVRVRVDGKIRDLDEDIELAKTYRHNIDVVVDRLKIRKDVDFKRRLVDSLETAAEFTEGLITVLYTTDDGEYEKKYSEHFACVDCGINFEELTPRMFSFNAPQGACPECNGIGSKMEIDPDLIVPDKTLTLNEGAIAPWSKSSKRENYYYQMLEAVSRHFNFSMDVPFNELDKEYQNTILYGCKDKIAFTFKRRNKSYMVNRKFEGVIPRMERLYIETKSNYSRKYLSKFMSDRKCHVCGGKRLRPEILAVTVGGKSIIDVCDLAIKDSYQFFQDLELTERENFIAREVLKEIKERLSFLVEVGLDYLSMSRSSGTLSGGEAQRIRLATQIGSGLVGVLYILDEPSIGLHQRDNIKLIEALKRLKDLGNTLVVVEHDEETILSADHVVDIGPGAGEHGGKVVAQGTPLDIMKNPDSLTGQYISRVKKIDIPKTRREGNGKFITIKGAAQNNLKHIDVEIPLGKFTCVTGVSGSGKSSLINEILYKGAKGKLSKKFTFAGKYDEIEGLENVDKVIAINQKPIGRTPRSNPATYTGVFTDIRDLFANTPESKARGYKPGRFSFNVKGGRCEACSGDGIVQIEMHFLADVYVPCEVCGGKRYNEETLDIRYKGKNIYEVLEMTVEEALEFFENIPKITKKLQTLYDVGLGYMKIGQPATTLSGGEAQRIKLAKELSRTSTGKTLYILDEPTTGLHFADIKRLLEVLARLTDAGNSVVVIEHNLDVIKTADHIIDLGPDGGDGGGQVIATGTPEEIAESGTYTGEFLERMLDENITPYAKELVEDIGK; encoded by the coding sequence ATGGCAGAGGAGTCTAAAAAACAAATTATCATCAAGGGTGCACGTGAGCACAATCTGCAAGATATTGATGTTAGTGTCCCACGTGATGAATTCATTGTTATTACTGGGATTAGTGGGTCTGGAAAGTCTTCACTAGCTTTCGATACAATTTATGCTGAAGGACAGCGTAGATATGTTGAATCATTATCAGCTTATGCAAGGCAGTTCTTGGGCCAGATGAAAAAGCCTGAAATGGAATCAATTGAAGGTTTGTCCCCAGCTATTTCAATAGATCAGAAAACAACAAGGGAAAACCCAAGATCAACAGTAGGAACAATTACTGAGATTTATGATTATTTGAGATTATTATATGCAAGGATAGGTATTCCACATTGCCCTAATTGTGGAAAAGAAATCTCACAACAGACCATCGGCCAAATTGGCGATTCAATCATTGAAGAAGGTGAAGGAATTAAGATTCAGATATTGTCACCGATTGTCAGGGATAAAAAAGGCCAATTCAAGGACGTTCTGGATGACCTTAGAAACAAAGGTTTTGTAAGGGTACGTGTAGATGGAAAGATAAGGGATTTGGATGAGGATATTGAACTTGCAAAAACCTACAGGCACAATATTGATGTTGTAGTTGACAGATTGAAAATCAGAAAAGACGTTGACTTTAAAAGAAGGCTTGTTGACTCACTGGAAACAGCTGCAGAATTTACTGAAGGACTGATTACAGTACTGTACACAACAGATGATGGTGAATATGAGAAAAAATACTCCGAACACTTTGCCTGTGTCGATTGTGGAATAAACTTTGAAGAGTTAACCCCTAGGATGTTTTCATTCAATGCTCCTCAGGGGGCTTGTCCGGAATGTAATGGTATCGGTTCAAAAATGGAAATCGATCCGGATTTGATTGTTCCAGATAAAACATTAACATTAAACGAAGGAGCTATTGCGCCTTGGTCAAAATCTTCCAAAAGGGAAAATTATTATTATCAGATGCTTGAAGCAGTATCAAGGCATTTTAATTTCAGCATGGATGTTCCATTCAATGAATTGGATAAGGAATATCAGAATACTATTTTATATGGATGCAAAGACAAAATCGCTTTCACATTTAAACGCAGGAATAAATCCTACATGGTAAACCGTAAATTTGAAGGGGTTATTCCAAGAATGGAAAGATTATACATAGAGACCAAATCAAACTATTCAAGAAAATACCTCTCAAAATTCATGTCCGATAGGAAATGCCATGTTTGTGGAGGTAAAAGGCTCAGGCCAGAAATATTGGCCGTTACCGTTGGTGGAAAATCCATTATTGATGTGTGCGACCTTGCAATTAAAGATTCATATCAATTCTTCCAGGATTTGGAACTAACTGAAAGAGAAAACTTCATTGCAAGAGAGGTTTTAAAAGAAATTAAAGAGCGTCTAAGCTTTTTAGTTGAAGTCGGTCTTGATTACTTGTCAATGTCAAGGTCTTCCGGTACTCTATCTGGTGGTGAAGCTCAGCGTATCCGTTTAGCAACCCAAATTGGTTCAGGTCTTGTAGGTGTTTTGTACATATTAGACGAACCGAGTATAGGACTTCACCAAAGAGACAATATTAAACTCATTGAAGCTTTAAAAAGGCTTAAAGATTTGGGAAATACCTTGGTTGTTGTTGAACACGATGAGGAAACTATCTTGTCAGCGGACCATGTTGTTGATATTGGTCCTGGTGCTGGTGAGCATGGTGGAAAGGTAGTGGCTCAAGGAACACCGCTGGATATTATGAAAAATCCCGATTCATTAACAGGACAATACATTTCAAGAGTTAAAAAAATTGACATTCCTAAGACCAGAAGGGAAGGAAACGGTAAATTTATAACAATCAAAGGAGCCGCACAAAACAATTTAAAGCACATTGATGTTGAAATCCCATTAGGCAAATTCACTTGCGTAACAGGGGTTAGCGGTTCTGGAAAAAGCAGTTTGATTAATGAAATATTATATAAAGGCGCTAAAGGAAAACTTTCTAAAAAATTCACCTTTGCAGGAAAATATGATGAGATTGAAGGGCTGGAAAATGTTGATAAGGTAATAGCAATCAATCAAAAGCCGATTGGAAGAACTCCAAGATCAAATCCTGCAACTTATACTGGTGTATTTACTGATATTCGTGATTTATTTGCAAATACTCCGGAATCAAAGGCCAGAGGTTATAAGCCTGGAAGATTCTCATTCAATGTTAAAGGCGGAAGATGTGAAGCTTGTTCCGGTGATGGTATTGTTCAGATTGAAATGCACTTTTTAGCTGATGTTTATGTTCCATGTGAAGTTTGCGGTGGTAAAAGGTACAATGAGGAAACTTTAGATATCAGATATAAAGGTAAAAATATCTATGAAGTTCTGGAAATGACTGTTGAAGAAGCATTGGAGTTCTTTGAAAACATTCCGAAAATCACTAAAAAACTTCAGACATTATATGATGTCGGATTAGGTTATATGAAGATAGGCCAACCTGCAACCACACTGTCAGGTGGTGAAGCTCAAAGAATTAAGTTGGCAAAAGAATTGTCAAGAACCAGTACCGGTAAAACATTGTATATCTTGGATGAACCAACTACAGGTCTTCATTTTGCCGATATCAAAAGGCTTTTAGAGGTTCTTGCCAGATTGACCGATGCCGGCAATTCAGTTGTTGTTATTGAGCATAATTTGGATGTTATAAAAACAGCTGACCATATTATTGATTTGGGTCCTGATGGTGGTGATGGTGGAGGTCAAGTGATAGCCACTGGAACACCTGAAGAGATTGCCGAATCCGGAACATACACTGGTGAGTTTTTAGAGCGTATGCTTGATGAGAATATAACTCCTTATGCAAAGGAATTGGTTGAAGACATAGGCAAATAA